The segment ATACTCTATTGTCTATTAAAAGAATAAATCCATTCATAATAGCTTTTGCTACAGATGAATGGATTCATTATCTTGTTTTATTATTTATTAGAATTCTACTTTTGGTGCTTTTTCACTTCCTTCTTCAGCTTGGAAGTAAGGTCGTTTATCAAAGCCCATTATCCCTGCAAGTATATTTTTAGGGAATTTTCTTATTTTTACGTTATATTCTTTAGCCGCATCATTAAATCTGTTTCTTGCTACTGTAATTCTGTTCTCGGTGCCTTCTAGTTGAGCTTGAAGTCCTAAAAACTGTTCATTAGCTTTTAAATCAGGATAACTTTCTGATATAGCCATTAATCTACCTAATGCAGCTCCAAGTTCTCCTTGAGCTTTTTGGAACTCAGCTAATTTTTCTGGAGTAAGGTCTTTTGCATCTACTGTAATTTGTGTGGCTTTACTTCTCGCTTCAATAACTTCGCTAAGAGTTGCTTTTTCGTGAGTTGCATATCCTTTTACAGTACTTACGAGGTTTGGAATTAAGTCAGAACGACGTTGATATTGGCTTTCAACTTGTGCCCATTGGTTTTCTACATTCTCTTCCATAGATACTAAGCTATTGTAGCCTGTAGCACCCCATAGTAATATAGCAGCTACTACTGCTATGGTAATGATTAGTCCTTTTTTCATACGTTGTAAAATTAAATATTTATATAATTCATAATTTGTTTTAGAATCTAGTACCAGCTCCGCCGCCGCCTCCGCGACCACCACCAAAACTTCCTCCTCCAAAACTTCCACCTCCAAAGCTACCACCTCCGAAGCCTCCTCCAAAGATAGGTCCTCCTCCTGGTCCTGAGCGGTGATTATTTTGGAATGTTTTATTTTTTCGTTTGACGATATGACCACAATTAGTGCATCGGTACGTCTCTTCTGTTAATGTGTAATTAAAATTTCTTTCTAGGATTCTACTGTTTATACGTTGTAATTTGCTTTTGCCACACTTAGGACATTTATTTTGTCTTCTTACTATTAACATAAAGATAACAAATATCACAAAAGAAGTTCCCAAGAATAAACCTATGGGAAGAAATGGATCTTCTTGATTCCTCGCTTTTTTTACAACTACTCCATCTTCCATAGAGTCATATAGTATCTCATTTACAGCTTGTACTCCTGCTACCATACCCGAATCCCAATCTTGATTTTTAAGATAAGGAACCATGTAGTTCATTTGAATTTGTTTTGCTACAACATCGGGTAAAATCCCCTCTAGTCCGTAGCCAGTGTAAAATTGAACACATCTTTGATCGGTTACAAGTAAGATTAACAATCCATTGTCAGCTCCCTTTTTTCCAATACCCCATTTATTAAATAGCTCATTTGAAAAATCGAAACAATCCATTTCTCCAATAGAAGGTAGCACAACAACAGCTATTTCAGCCCCAGTTTTATCTTCTAAGCTATAAATGATATGATCTATTTTTTGTGTAGCACTAGTTGATAAGATATTAGTTGGGTCTGATGTATATCTTCTTTTGTCCATTTTTTGAACATTAGGGACATCTGAAACGGAATAAGCCTTGCTTTCTTGAGCATAAGTTATGCAAGGAAGCAGTATTAATAATGCGATTATAAGTAGCTTGGAATATTTTTTCATCCTTTTCTTTTTTGGGGTTGCCATTGTAAAGTAATAAGAGCTATTGATATTATTATAATACCTAAAATAGAAGAAATGTTTGGTTCTTCATTCGGTAAAATGATCCAACTTAGTATTACGCCTGATACAGGTGTTAAGAATTTCCATATATTTAGTTCTGAAACTTTTACTTCAGGATCTTTTAGTAAGCTATACCAAATAGAAAAACCTGCTGCTGGAATTATAGCCAGCCATATCCATATCAAGTAGAACTTTGTAGGATAAATCTGTAAAGTCCAGTCTTCTAAAAATATTGAAGCAATATAAAGCATAATACCTCCTGTTAAATTTGCTGCAGCTGTTAACACAATAGGATTTACTCTATTTCTGTTTTTGGCTACAATGATATTTGTAGTTGCTCCTACAAGATTACTCAATATCAGTATTATAACACCTACATAGAACACGGTGTTTAGTGATAAACGACTTCCGCTGGTTACACTTACAAAAACAATTCCAACCATACCCAATATAATGGCAAAGGTTTTACGTAAAGTAAGTTTGTCGTCGGGAAGTGTGAAATGTGCCATCAATGCTATAAATAGAGGACCTCCACCAATAATTATAGCTGAAATAGAAGCATCTACCATATTTAATCCAACGAAGAATAGCCCATATTGAACAAAAGATTGTATAAAGCCAAATAGAAGTAAATACCTCCATTCTTTTAAGTGGGCTTTCCAGTCTATCTTCTGATAGAACAATAAAGGTATAAGTAATAGTCCAGCTAAGGTAAAACGAATACCTGAAAGGTGAATAGGAGTGGTATATCCAAAACCTAACTTACCACCTACAAAAGCAGATCCCCATAATACGCAAGCAATAATAGTTAATATCTTATTTTGTAGTTTGTGCATAATTGAATTAGTTCAAATACAAGGAAACAAAGTTTGTCACTCTCCGTGTATATTCTTTTTTCGCTTTTAAGTATGATTCGGCATGTTCCACCTCTGGAACAATCCACAACTCTTTCGGTTCAGGTTTAGCTTCATAAAGGGGATGTACCATCCAAGTTGGTACAAATGTATCTGCATCTCCATGGATAAAAAGCATAGGTAGTTCGCATCTTTTTACAGCATTTAGAGCTGAGGCTTCTTCAAAATTCCATCCGTACTTTTGTTGACACAGCCAACTTGTAATATGCATAATAGGAAAGGAAGGCAAACCAAAGCGAACTTTAAGCTCTTGGGAAAACTCATCCCAAACACTGGTATATCCACAGTCTTCCACAAAGCACTTCACTTGTTGAGGTAATTGCTCTCCAGAAAGCATCATCGTTGTTGCTGCTCCCATAGATATCCCATGCACTACAATCTCTGTTTCTGTACCATATTTATTTATGGATAGATTTATCCATTCTTGAATATCTAGTCTATCTTTCCAGCCCATTTGAATTGCTTTACCTTCACTTAACCCATGAAATTGCAAGTCGGGAAGTAATATATTGTATTCAAGATCTTTATTGTAGAGATATCCTATCATAAACATACGTATGGCATTATCAGTATATCCATGTACTATGACAGCCGTTTTGTTTGTTGGTTTAGGAGCATCAATATAGAAGGCATGAAGTTTTTTCCCCTCTGTATTGATGAGTGTAGTGTCTTTGAGGGCAGAAACATGGTTTAAGCTATCCACCCAGTTTTCTAGAAATGGGTAATTTTGATACATTTCTGTATAAGATTTCTCTATATTTAGACCCCTATGTAAAGGAGTTAGGGCGTAGCTTAACATATAAAAACCTGCCGCTAGGCATATCATAAGAATAGCTATGCAAGGCATAGCTATATATTTGAAGATCTTTTTTCTACTCATAGTTCATTCCAAATTTCCCAAGCTTTTATAGCTTGTAGGTGTAACATATCAAGACCATTTTTAGTTATTGCACCTCGATCTATGCCTTCTTTGAGAAAAGAAGTAATTTCAGGGTTGTATACTAAGTCATACAAAAGATGGCTCTCGTTTATCAAGTGATAAGGAATTTGCGGCTTTTCTTTTGTTTTAGGATGCATTCCCAATGGGGTGCAATTAACAATAATCTGGTATTCATTTAGCAGCAGTGCATTTACTTCTTCATAAGTAATACTCTTTTCTTTCTTATTCCTAGAAACCGATAAGGTTTTAATGCCCATTTTCTGTAAGCCATAGTGTACTGCTTTAGATGCCCCACCTGTTCCTAGTACGAGTGCTTTTTGATTATGAGGCTTTAATAAGGGTCTGATAGATTCTACGAATCCAAAAACATCAGAGTTATATCCTATTAAAGATTTTTCTCCATGATTGTTTTTTACAACTCTTACTACATTTACAGCACCTATTGCTTTAGCTTCATCACTTATACCACTTAGGAATGGAATTATTTTTTCTTTGTAGGGTATGGTAACATTAAACCCTTGTAGCGAGGAGTGAGTTTTAAGTATAGCTGTGAGATCCTCAATAGTAGGAATTTCAAAATTGAGATACTGAGCATCAATACCTTCATTTTGAAATTTACTACTGAAAAAGTTTTGAGAAAAAGAATGTCCTAAAGGGTATCCTATTAGGCCGAATGTCTGCATAATATAAAATAGATTATTGAAGAATTTGAAATTAAGCTATTTTTGTTGCAGTATACATAGTACACACGCCAAAAGTAAGTCTTTCAAATTTTACTTCACTATATCCTATCCCTTGTAAGATACTTTGCATTACTTCTCCTTGAGGAAAAGCTTTAATCGTATTTGGAAGATAGTGGTATGCTCTCTTATCACTCGTTAGGGCTTGTCCAAAAAGAGGAATAATAGATTGTGAGTAAAATCGGAATAATTGCTTCATTGGAGCTTTATCTGGTGTGGTCAATTCTAAAATAACCAAATGTCCACCCGGTTTTAGAACTCTGTACATCTCTGATAATCCTTGTTCAAGACTCTCAAAGTTACGGATACCAAATGCAGCTGTTATAGCATCAAACTTATTGTCTTCATACGTTAGGTTGAGACAATCTTCTTTTTCAAATACAATATAGGGGTCGAATCCAGCTTTTTTGACTTTAACACGACCTACGTTCATCATACCATCAGAAATGTCTACGCCTGTTAATCTTTGTGGCTTTATTTTGCGATAAGCTAACATGGCAAAGTCTCCTGTACCTGTAGCTACATCCATAATCGTTTCAGGATTATATTGTTTAAGCCATTTAATTGCCTTGCGGCGCCATATCTTATCTATACTAAAAGACAAGATATGGTTAAGTTTGTCATAAGCAGGAGCAATATTATCAAACATTTGCTCAACTTGTTCTGCTTTTTTACCTTTTGTACTGTATGGTTTTATTGATTCTTGTGCGTATTTCATCTCTGATAAGTAGCCAAAAAAGCTTTTACATTTTTTTCTATACGTTCATTTAAATGTTCACTATTCGCTTTTTCAAAAGGTTTACCTACAATATGTTCGTATAACTCGATATATCTTTCGGAAACAGAGTTTACATATTCTTCAGTCATTTCTGGAACTTGTTGTCCTGGTTCTCCCATGAAATTATGCTCGATTAACCATTGACGAACGAATTCTTTTGAAAGTTGTTTTTGTGGTAATCCTTTTTCGAAGTTTTCTTTATAACCTTCAGCGTAGAAGTAGCGGGATGAGTCGGGAGTGTGAATTTCATCTATCAGATAGATTTTCCCATCCTTTTTCCCAAACTCATATTTTGTGTCAACTAAAATTAGTCCTTTTTCTTTAGCCATTTTAGAACCTCTTTCAAATAGTGCATATGTATATTTTTCAAGTTGTTCATAATCTTCTTTGCTTACTAATCCTTGTGCTATAATTTCTTCTTTAGAGATGTTTTCATCATGACCTTCATCTGCTTTAGTAGTAGGAGTAATAATAGGTGTAGGGAATTTTTGATTTTCCTTCATTCCTTCTGGAAGCTGTACGCCACATAGAGTGCGAGCTCCTTTTTTATATTCTCTCCATGCACTACCTGTTAAGTAGGCTCTAATAATCATTTCAACTCTGAAACCTTCACAAAGAAGTCCAACAGTTACCATAGGATCTGGAGTTGCTATGAGCCAGTTGGGAACAATGTGTGCAGTTGCATTTAAAAACTGTGCTGCAATTTGATTTAGAACTTGTCCTTTAAAAGGGATTCCTTTTGGAAGAACTACGTCAAAGGCCGAAATTCGGTCTGTGGCAACCATTACCAATAAATCATCATTAATGTTATAAACATCACGTACTTTTCCATGATAAACATTTTTTTGACCAGGGAAATTGAAGTTTGTTTTTACCAATGCTTTGCTCATTGTTCTAAGGTTTAAAATCGTTTTTTTATAAAGTGAATATTTATTTTAGTGAGAGTCATCCTCACTATTACGTTTTCTTCTGTCTTTACGTTCTTCTTCTATTTTTTTATCGAAGGTGTCGTATGCTTCTACTATCCTCTCAACTAGTTTATGTCTAACAATATCTTTCTTAGTAAGTTCAACTATGCTTATACCTTTGACATCCCTTAAAATGCGAAGAGCTTGAACCAACCCTGAAGTTTGTGAGCGAGGAAGGTCTATCTGAGTCATATCACCCGTAATAATCATTTTTGTGTTCATACCCATACGAGTTAGAAACATTTTGATTTGCTGTGTAGTAGTATTTTGTGCTTCATCTAAAATCACTACTGCATCATTTAAAGTACGACCACGCATAAAAGCTAAAGGTGCTATTTGGATAATACTTAATTCCATATACTCCTTAAGCTTGGCTGCAGGAATCATATCCTGAAGAGCATCGTATAAGGGTTGTAGATAAGGATCTATTTTTTCCTTCATGTCACCAGGTAGAAATCCTAGTTTTTCACCAGCTTCTACAGCAGGTCTACTTAAAATTATCTTTTTAATTTCTTTATTTTTCAACGCTCTAACTGCTAAGGCTATGGCAACATAAGTTTTACCCGAACCAGCTGGTCCTATAGCAAATACCATATCATTCTTAATGAATCCTTTAACTAGCTTTTCTTGGTTAGCACTTCTAGGAGAGATTGGTTTTCCGGTAACACTATAAACAATTACTTCATCTGCTTTTTTACCGATGGGTTTATTGCCTTTTACAATATCTATAATAGTTTCTTCATCAATGATATTGTAGGTAGAACAGTATTTTTCGATTGCAATTACGGCTTCTTCAAAGGCACACATTTCTTCTTCATCGCCCAAAACCTTAAGGACATTTCCACGAGCAACTAGGCGTATTTTAGGGAATAGTGATTTTAAAAGTTGGATATTACTATTATTTACACCGTAAAAGAGTACGGGATCAACTTCTTCTAGAACGATTATCTTTTCTATCATTTATTGATTTAAAATATTATGTACCTTAAGCTGCAAATTTAGTCAAAAGGTTTGGATACTTCATGTTATATAGCATATAATTATTCCTAATAGTTTGTAATTATGAGATTTAACTATACTAGATAAATTCATAAAAAGGAATACTTGAAAATTATTTTATTTTCATCGCTTCCTATTTCATATATTTGTGGACATTATGAAAAAAACGAAATTACTACTTTTTGCAATTGTGTCATTACTTAGTCTTACTTCTTACGGTAAACACAAGATTTTCAACTTAGAAGATTATGGTATTGTTCCTAACACTAAGGAAAATATAACATTAAAGTTGAATAGTACTTTAGAAGAAATAAAAAAAGATCTTACTGAAAAGGATAAGGTTACTCTACAGTTTGCACCAGGTTCTTATCATTTTTATCCTGAAGAATCGCTATCAAAGACCTATTATATATCCAATCACGATCAAGATAATCCTAAAAAAGTAGGCTTAGCTCTTGAGCATTGGCATAATCTGACGGTTGATGGAGGGGGAGCTAATTTCATTTTTCATGGAACCATGTTACCTATTTCTCTTTTATATTCAGAAAACTGTAAGCTTAAAAACTTTACACTTGATTTTGAGAACCCACATATAGCACAAGTCATAATAGAATCTAACAAAGGAGAGGAAGGCATTGTCTTTAGACCATCTAAAGAGGTGTCGTGTCGAATAGCCGATAATGGAAAGTTAGAAACCTATGGAGATGATTGGGTTATGCAACCTTTTACTGGCATTGCATTTGATCCTATAACAAGGCATATCTTATATAATACAAGTGATCTTTATATGGATACCTCTGATATAACCGATTTGGAAGATGGTTCTTTTTATGCACCGAAGTGGATTGATAAAAGATTGGTTGATGGAACAGTAGTAGCAATGCGTACTTGGTATCGTCCTGCCCCTGGCTTGTTTTTATCTCACAATATAAATACTCAGCTGGTAAATATAAAAGTTCATTATGCGCAAGGTATGGGATTATTAGCTCAGATGTGTGAAAATATTACACTAGATGAGTTTTCCGTTTGCTTAAAAGGGGATCATGATTCTCGCTATTTTACAACCCAAGCTGATGCTACTCACTTTTCAAGTTGTAAAGGGAAAATTATTTCTAAGAACGGACTTTATGAGGGGATGATGGATGATGCTATTAATATTCATGGAACCTACTTAAAGGTTGTTAAGCGAGTGGATGACCATACACTGATTACGAAATATATGCACCCACAAGCCTGGGGTTTTGAGTGGGGAAGAGTATTGGATAAAGTACAGTTTGTCCGATCTGAAACTATGGAATTAGTAGGAGAAGAAAATAGTATAACTTCTATTACTGCTTATGATCAAGATGAGATAGAGGGCGCTAAAGAATTTATGATTCGTTTCAAAAACAGTATTAATAAACAGATTCATGAGGGAGAGGGTTATGGTATTGAGAATCTAACATGGACCCCTCAAGTGATTTTTTCTCAAAATACGATCCGTAATAATAGAGCCCGCGGAGCTTTGTTTAGTACTCCTCAGAAGACAATCGTAGAAAATAATCTATTTGATCACACTTCAGGCACGGCTATTTTGCTTTGTGGAGATTGTAATGGATGGTATGAAACAGGAGCTTGTCGTGAAGTAATTATTAGAAAGAACCATTTTATTAATGCACTCACTAATATGTTTCAGTTTACGAATGCCATTATTTCTATTTATCCTGAAATTCCAAATTTAGAAAAACAAACTAAATACTTCCATGGGGGAGGTTATGGAGTTATACGGATAGAGGATAATATTTTTGAGACCTTTGATGAACCCTTACTTTATGCAAAATCAGTTGAGGGTTTGGTATTTAAGAATAATCGAGTGATTAAAAATACTGACTTCACACCTTTTCATTGGAATAAGCAAAGGGTTTTCTTGGAAAGAGTTTCCAACGCTGAAATAGAAGATTAATCTATTTTTAGAGTTAAAGACTAAAAATTTATGACACCGACATCGTATCATCTTAACACCGACATGATGATACGATGTCGGTGTCATCGTTCCTTTTTGATTGTGTTTAAAATTGTATAATTTTCTTTTTTATGAGAAGAAGGTTATTCTAATTAGTTGTTCATTTTTTTTATTAAGTTGTAATAACAATAGTAACATCTGTTTAAATGTTCTTATATTTGTTCTGAACCTTTATCTAAAACGACAAATATATGTTAGCTTTTAAAACACGTATGCTATTCGTATCTCTAATGATATGGCTTAGCCCTGCATTCGTTTTGGGAACTCCTATTAATATAGATTCTATTTTAAATGAATCAAATAAGCTTTTGCATGAAAACCCCAAAGAAGCTTTGAGAAAGGCACATTTTATATTGAGTTCCAAAGATTCCATTGACGATAAATTAACTCGAACTAAAGCTCTATTTATATATGCTAGAGCATCTAGTTTTTTGGGAGATTTTGATGTTGCTATTGAGGCTCTTTATGAAGCAGAACGTTTATGTCCTATAGATGAACCTCTTATTTTGGCACAAGTATATATGGAGATTTCTGATCTTTATTGTCGATTAAAAGATTATAGAAAAGCTTTTGAATACAACGATGAAGCTCTAGCTGTATTTAAGGTGCATCAAGATTCTATAAGTATTGCCTCGTGCCATAATAATAGAGGAATAATTCATGCCAATCTAAATGAGTTTCAAACTGCAGAACAGTGTTTTAAAAATGCATTGGCAATTAATAAGAAGTTGGGTAATATAAAAGGAGTAGCTGCAAATCTCAACAATCTCTGTTTGTACAAAGGAGATACAGAGGAGAAATTGGCTATGATTGATGAGTCTATAATTATCAATAAAAATTTAAATGCCAATTGGGGGTTATGTGAGAATTACAATAATAAAGGTAGGCAATTATTTTTTGCAGGGAGATATAAAGAAGCTCTAAAGGTTCTGCTTTATATAAAGGAAGAAATAGCAAAAATAGGCAGTAAAGAGTTAGAGTGTGATAATTATGAGTATTTATCTTGGGTGTATAATGCTATGGGGAACTATAAAGAAGCACATGATGCCTTAGAGAAACTATTTGTATTATCTCAAGAGTTACAGAATGATCAAAAGCTAAGAAGCGTAGAACGCAATATTTCAAATAAAAGATTGACTGAAAGCAAACGAGAAATGGAGTCTAAAGAACAAAAG is part of the Bacteroides coprosuis DSM 18011 genome and harbors:
- a CDS encoding Tetratricopeptide TPR_1 repeat-containing protein (InterPro IPR001440:IPR019734~KEGG: bvu:BVU_1370 hypothetical protein~PFAM: Tetratricopeptide TPR-1~SPTR: Putative uncharacterized protein;~IMG reference gene:2504106456~PFAM: Tetratricopeptide repeat); translated protein: MLAFKTRMLFVSLMIWLSPAFVLGTPINIDSILNESNKLLHENPKEALRKAHFILSSKDSIDDKLTRTKALFIYARASSFLGDFDVAIEALYEAERLCPIDEPLILAQVYMEISDLYCRLKDYRKAFEYNDEALAVFKVHQDSISIASCHNNRGIIHANLNEFQTAEQCFKNALAINKKLGNIKGVAANLNNLCLYKGDTEEKLAMIDESIIINKNLNANWGLCENYNNKGRQLFFAGRYKEALKVLLYIKEEIAKIGSKELECDNYEYLSWVYNAMGNYKEAHDALEKLFVLSQELQNDQKLRSVERNISNKRLTESKREMESKEQKLQIALLRRNIAILLFCLLLLTFVAIFIPRWYKKRKDLELMTANLNLEKFERELAELKVQQQKQDLNSAHEHLERVNKEATTFAMFIKSRNELLSSIQQMVKDGYKLSGDKVRNHLKQINIYIQQSLAGDQTDSMLMESIEDRNIEYLNRLLKKHPDLTPGDKKLALLLRVDLSTKDIALLLGSNPKSVNMSRYRLRKSLNLDNGDNLIDYLQSI
- a CDS encoding Alpha-galactosidase (KEGG: bfs:BF0845 ATP/GTP-binding site~PRIAM: Alpha-galactosidase~SPTR: Alpha-1,3-galactosidase B;~IMG reference gene:2504106455), whose product is MKKTKLLLFAIVSLLSLTSYGKHKIFNLEDYGIVPNTKENITLKLNSTLEEIKKDLTEKDKVTLQFAPGSYHFYPEESLSKTYYISNHDQDNPKKVGLALEHWHNLTVDGGGANFIFHGTMLPISLLYSENCKLKNFTLDFENPHIAQVIIESNKGEEGIVFRPSKEVSCRIADNGKLETYGDDWVMQPFTGIAFDPITRHILYNTSDLYMDTSDITDLEDGSFYAPKWIDKRLVDGTVVAMRTWYRPAPGLFLSHNINTQLVNIKVHYAQGMGLLAQMCENITLDEFSVCLKGDHDSRYFTTQADATHFSSCKGKIISKNGLYEGMMDDAINIHGTYLKVVKRVDDHTLITKYMHPQAWGFEWGRVLDKVQFVRSETMELVGEENSITSITAYDQDEIEGAKEFMIRFKNSINKQIHEGEGYGIENLTWTPQVIFSQNTIRNNRARGALFSTPQKTIVENNLFDHTSGTAILLCGDCNGWYETGACREVIIRKNHFINALTNMFQFTNAIISIYPEIPNLEKQTKYFHGGGYGVIRIEDNIFETFDEPLLYAKSVEGLVFKNNRVIKNTDFTPFHWNKQRVFLERVSNAEIED